One segment of Saprospiraceae bacterium DNA contains the following:
- a CDS encoding monovalent cation:proton antiporter-2 (CPA2) family protein, with the protein MQSGSFFYIAFVYLAAAVVMVPLAKRFGLGSVLGYLLAGLIIGPEVLGLVGEERQEIMHFAEFGVVMMLFVIGLELEPSVLWRLRVNILGMGGVQVVATSLVFFTIGLAFGLPWKAAIAVGLLLSLSSTAIILQTLQEKGLIRTPAGQSSFAVLLFQDIAVIPILALFPLLADASFVQPVGEDAPFEQQGWMNTLLGIGAIAAIIVGGKYLVRPIFHAVAKTKLRELFTATALLLVIAIELVTSSVGLSPALGAFLGGVVLANSEYRHELESDIEPFKGLLLGTFFISIGASINLGFVAEQPVFIFGAVLGVMLIKGVILFAIGRAFRMGIDQNSTFAFALCQMGEFAFVLLTFASRYGIFPEELSGLLLVVTALSMALTPLFFLVNEKVVQPRITAALAKDIAPDVIEEKNPVIIAGFGRFGSVVGRLLKAKDVGTTVLDNDADRVELLRKLGLKVYYGDASRLDLLQAAGAKEAKLLIIALDDPEQTLRLVEEAQKHFPHLALLVRATDRPDAYDLLSMGVKHVYRETLDTSLRMGADAMQMLGFRAYNARNVAQKFYEHDEKALRDLADTWADRNLYISAARERIAELEQLLRADGFDNDLNFDKEWDSDSLREDVLKGTFK; encoded by the coding sequence ATGCAGTCTGGCTCTTTTTTCTATATTGCTTTCGTATATCTCGCCGCTGCCGTCGTGATGGTGCCGCTCGCCAAACGCTTCGGGCTTGGCTCCGTGCTCGGCTATTTGTTGGCAGGTCTTATCATAGGCCCCGAAGTGTTGGGCTTGGTCGGCGAGGAACGTCAGGAAATCATGCACTTTGCGGAGTTTGGCGTGGTGATGATGCTTTTCGTCATTGGCCTTGAGCTGGAGCCTTCCGTCTTGTGGCGGCTGCGCGTCAATATACTTGGCATGGGTGGGGTGCAGGTGGTGGCGACAAGTTTAGTGTTTTTCACAATCGGTCTTGCGTTTGGGCTGCCGTGGAAGGCGGCGATTGCGGTAGGCTTGCTGCTTTCCTTGTCCTCCACCGCCATCATATTGCAGACCTTGCAAGAGAAAGGACTGATTCGAACACCCGCAGGGCAAAGTTCTTTTGCGGTATTGTTGTTTCAGGACATTGCCGTCATCCCTATTCTGGCCCTGTTCCCCCTGCTCGCCGACGCATCTTTCGTGCAGCCAGTGGGAGAAGATGCGCCTTTTGAACAACAGGGCTGGATGAACACGCTACTTGGCATCGGTGCCATAGCCGCCATCATCGTGGGCGGCAAGTATCTGGTTCGCCCGATTTTCCACGCGGTGGCAAAGACCAAATTGCGGGAGTTGTTCACGGCCACGGCATTGTTGTTGGTCATCGCAATAGAATTAGTCACGAGTTCGGTGGGATTAAGCCCTGCTTTGGGTGCGTTTTTGGGCGGTGTGGTGTTGGCCAATAGTGAATATCGGCACGAATTGGAAAGTGATATCGAGCCATTCAAGGGGCTGCTATTGGGTACTTTTTTCATCTCCATCGGGGCATCCATCAACTTGGGATTCGTCGCCGAGCAGCCTGTTTTCATTTTTGGTGCGGTGTTGGGGGTCATGCTTATCAAAGGGGTGATTCTTTTTGCTATAGGGAGAGCGTTTCGCATGGGCATTGACCAAAACAGCACTTTTGCCTTTGCGCTCTGCCAAATGGGAGAGTTTGCATTCGTCCTGCTCACCTTTGCCTCGCGCTATGGCATTTTCCCTGAGGAGCTATCCGGCTTGCTGCTAGTCGTCACCGCGCTCAGCATGGCGCTCACCCCGTTGTTTTTTCTTGTCAATGAAAAGGTGGTGCAGCCGCGCATCACTGCTGCCTTAGCCAAGGATATAGCACCCGATGTCATAGAGGAAAAAAACCCTGTCATCATCGCGGGTTTTGGCCGTTTTGGGAGTGTGGTGGGCCGCCTATTGAAAGCTAAAGACGTGGGCACGACAGTGCTTGATAACGATGCCGACCGGGTGGAGTTGTTGCGCAAATTGGGTCTTAAAGTATATTACGGGGATGCCTCAAGGCTTGATTTGCTGCAAGCAGCAGGTGCCAAGGAGGCAAAATTGCTCATCATCGCACTTGATGACCCCGAACAAACCCTGCGCTTGGTGGAGGAGGCCCAAAAACATTTTCCGCATCTGGCGCTGTTGGTGCGAGCTACCGACCGCCCCGACGCCTACGACCTGCTTAGCATGGGGGTGAAACACGTCTATCGGGAAACGCTCGACACCTCGCTGCGCATGGGTGCCGACGCAATGCAAATGTTGGGCTTCCGCGCATACAACGCTCGCAACGTCGCTCAAAAATTCTACGAGCACGATGAAAAAGCCTTGCGCGACTTGGCCGACACTTGGGCCGACCGAAACCTCTACATCAGCGCAGCTCGGGAACGCATCGCCGAACTGGAACAACTTCTGCGAGCGGACGGCTTCGACAACGACCTCAATTTTGACAAGGAATGGGATTCCGACTCTTTGCGGGAGGATGTTTTGAAAGGAACTTTCAAGTAA
- a CDS encoding NAD(P)H-dependent oxidoreductase, whose product MSRILVLFAHPALEKSRVNIRLAQAAKSVNSLTFCDLYESYPDFFIDVAAEQQLLTQHDIIVWHHPMYWYSCPPLLKQWIDLVLTHGWAYGSGGRALEGKYVLNAITTGGGEMAYHPNGFNRFPLRQFLIPFEQTVRLCRMSYLPPFVVQGTHRMNDAEIEAQAERYATLLRDLRDDKFDLDAVGRVEFFNQLL is encoded by the coding sequence ATGTCGCGCATCCTTGTCCTTTTTGCACACCCAGCCTTGGAAAAATCGCGGGTCAACATTCGTCTGGCGCAAGCAGCCAAGTCCGTCAATAGCCTGACATTCTGCGATTTGTATGAATCGTACCCTGATTTTTTCATTGACGTGGCCGCTGAACAACAATTGCTCACCCAACACGACATCATCGTGTGGCATCACCCCATGTACTGGTACAGCTGCCCTCCTTTGCTTAAACAATGGATTGATTTGGTGCTCACGCATGGCTGGGCCTACGGCTCTGGTGGGCGGGCGTTGGAGGGCAAATATGTCCTGAATGCTATCACCACGGGTGGCGGGGAAATGGCTTATCATCCGAACGGATTCAATCGTTTTCCCTTGCGGCAGTTCCTCATCCCTTTCGAGCAAACGGTTCGGCTGTGCCGAATGAGCTACTTGCCGCCTTTTGTGGTGCAAGGCACGCACCGCATGAACGACGCGGAAATAGAGGCGCAGGCAGAGCGGTACGCGACGCTTCTAAGAGATTTGCGCGACGACAAGTTCGACCTTGATGCGGTCGGGCGCGTCGAATTCTTCAATCAATTGCTTTAA
- a CDS encoding DASH family cryptochrome — MKRRAIVWFRQDLRLHDNEAISTALRMAEEVIPVYVFDERTFMGKTRFGFPKTGKFRTQFIIESVADLRQNLRKLGADLLIRVGKPECILSDFARDLKASWVLCNRERTQEEVFVQDALEQKLWAGGIELLYVRGKMLYHTQDLPVPVHHTPDIFTQFRKDNEHITPVREPLPTPSAMPPLPASLEPGELPSLTDFGHEPFETDPRAVLPFKGGETEGLRRLRYYFWEKDLVSTYKETRNGLLGGDYSSKFSPWLSQGCLSPKLVYHELKRYERERVSNESTYWLFFELLWRDFFRLMGKKHGNHIFLKGGIQNKTQKCWKNSWETFKPWAEGKTGVPFVDANMRELNATGWMSNRGRQNVASFLVKDLKVNWQMGAEYFESQLLDYDPCSNWGNWNYVAGVGSDPREDRYFNILTQAKNYDPRGEFVRLWCPELCQVPIDKIHRPDLLTPADRQEFGVNGYPKALVRIEKWVS; from the coding sequence ATGAAACGTCGTGCAATTGTTTGGTTCCGGCAGGATTTGCGCCTCCACGACAACGAGGCAATCAGTACAGCGCTCAGAATGGCAGAAGAAGTCATCCCCGTCTATGTGTTTGACGAACGGACTTTTATGGGCAAGACGCGCTTTGGCTTTCCGAAGACGGGAAAATTTCGCACACAGTTCATCATCGAAAGCGTGGCCGACTTGCGGCAAAATTTGCGCAAGCTCGGCGCTGACCTTTTGATTCGTGTCGGCAAACCCGAATGTATCCTCTCCGATTTCGCCCGCGACCTCAAAGCCTCGTGGGTGCTGTGCAATCGAGAGCGCACGCAAGAGGAAGTGTTCGTGCAGGATGCGCTGGAGCAAAAACTCTGGGCTGGCGGCATCGAGTTGCTCTATGTGCGCGGCAAAATGCTCTATCACACACAAGACCTTCCCGTGCCGGTGCATCACACGCCCGATATTTTTACCCAGTTTCGCAAAGACAACGAGCATATCACCCCGGTTCGGGAGCCTCTGCCCACCCCGTCGGCCATGCCGCCTTTGCCCGCTAGCTTGGAACCGGGCGAACTTCCCTCACTGACCGACTTTGGACATGAGCCTTTTGAAACGGACCCGCGAGCCGTGTTGCCGTTCAAGGGCGGGGAAACCGAAGGCCTGCGTCGTCTGAGATACTATTTTTGGGAAAAAGACCTCGTTTCGACCTATAAGGAGACGCGCAATGGGCTACTCGGAGGCGACTATTCTTCCAAATTCTCCCCGTGGCTTTCGCAAGGCTGCTTGTCGCCCAAACTGGTTTACCATGAGCTCAAGCGATACGAACGTGAGCGCGTCAGCAATGAAAGCACCTACTGGCTGTTTTTTGAGTTGCTATGGCGCGACTTCTTCCGGCTTATGGGAAAAAAACACGGCAACCATATTTTCCTAAAAGGTGGCATTCAGAACAAAACTCAAAAATGTTGGAAAAATAGTTGGGAAACCTTCAAGCCTTGGGCCGAGGGCAAAACGGGGGTGCCGTTTGTGGATGCCAATATGCGCGAGCTCAACGCCACTGGCTGGATGAGCAACCGCGGGCGCCAGAATGTGGCTTCCTTCCTTGTCAAAGACCTCAAAGTGAATTGGCAAATGGGCGCAGAGTATTTTGAAAGCCAATTGCTCGACTACGACCCATGCAGCAATTGGGGCAACTGGAACTATGTGGCGGGCGTGGGAAGCGACCCCCGCGAAGACCGATATTTCAATATTCTCACCCAAGCTAAAAATTATGACCCGCGCGGTGAATTCGTGCGTTTGTGGTGCCCGGAGCTTTGTCAGGTGCCGATAGACAAAATTCACCGGCCCGATTTGCTCACGCCTGCCGACCGTCAGGAGTTCGGCGTGAATGGCTATCCAAAAGCTTTGGTGCGCATCGAAAAGTGGGTGAGTTAA
- a CDS encoding GNAT family N-acetyltransferase produces MTFAENFSDMNIAQIEFATPEYDEAVRLRYEVLRRPLGLEFTPEQLAAEYSDIHLAAYDPSGQLIGYLCLTPLDESKVKMRQVAVHPDWQGKGVGRKLVEASETLARHSGFKTMLLHARDIAVPFYLRLDYRTVGEQFEEVTIPHFKMEKTL; encoded by the coding sequence GTGACATTTGCAGAAAATTTCTCTGACATGAACATCGCTCAAATCGAGTTTGCCACGCCTGAATACGACGAAGCCGTGCGCCTGCGCTACGAAGTGCTGCGCCGCCCATTGGGGCTGGAATTCACACCCGAACAACTCGCCGCTGAATACTCGGACATCCATCTTGCCGCCTACGACCCTTCCGGCCAATTGATTGGCTATCTGTGCCTGACCCCACTCGATGAATCAAAAGTGAAAATGCGGCAGGTGGCGGTTCATCCAGATTGGCAAGGCAAAGGAGTGGGGAGGAAATTGGTGGAGGCATCGGAAACATTGGCCAGGCACTCAGGCTTCAAGACAATGCTCCTTCACGCCCGCGACATCGCCGTGCCATTCTACCTGAGGCTCGATTATCGCACCGTTGGCGAACAATTCGAAGAGGTCACGATACCGCATTTCAAAATGGAAAAAACACTGTGA